A single genomic interval of halophilic archaeon DL31 harbors:
- a CDS encoding cation transporter (PFAM: Cation transporter~KEGG: hut:Huta_1412 cation transporter): protein MARSLSTYVDYRTSLAYVGTTLKYIGVTTLFPLVLALYYGEALLPFVATGVVMGGGGALLERLRRGGELGNREGFLLVSLAWLVVPLAGTVPYLVAGTGTVAHPVNALFESMSGFTTTGATVLGEISVERHGHAMLMWRQLTQWLGGMGILVLMVAILPQLSIGGAQVIREEAPSLQLEKLTPRIQETARVLWSVYAGFTVLAALVYYGLHLAGVAPTMDLYNAVAHALTTLPTGGFSPQARSAEAFAPSIQWAMMPFMLVAGTNFALFWHVLQGNPRRLTSNTEFRAYLLAITGLGAVISALLFLGVGLAEAPTAIDVIPGNLENSLRQGLFQVIAIVTTTGYASMDFNTWDQSTQTILLFAFFLGGSAGSAAGSIKIVRWVLVKRAVGRSLFMSVHPEAVRPVRLADGIVDDDILRDVFVLVTVFFSLFALSTALLYLDSLWTPGLSLTGLEAMSVAAATLGNVGPGFGPVGPMNSFLAFSSPGKLYMVFLMWVGRLEVLSVLVVFTPAFWRR, encoded by the coding sequence ATGGCCCGGTCACTGAGCACGTACGTCGACTACCGGACGAGCCTGGCCTACGTCGGGACGACGCTCAAGTATATCGGCGTGACGACGCTGTTCCCGCTCGTGCTGGCGCTCTACTACGGCGAGGCCCTCCTCCCGTTCGTGGCTACGGGCGTCGTGATGGGCGGCGGCGGCGCACTGCTCGAGCGGCTCCGGAGGGGCGGCGAACTGGGCAACCGTGAGGGATTCCTGCTGGTGAGTCTCGCGTGGTTGGTCGTCCCGCTGGCTGGGACGGTGCCGTATCTCGTCGCCGGAACGGGCACCGTCGCCCACCCCGTCAACGCGCTGTTCGAGAGCATGAGCGGGTTCACGACGACGGGTGCGACTGTCCTCGGGGAGATCTCCGTCGAGCGCCACGGCCACGCGATGCTGATGTGGCGCCAGCTCACACAGTGGCTCGGCGGGATGGGGATCCTGGTGCTGATGGTCGCCATCCTCCCCCAGCTCTCTATCGGCGGCGCACAGGTGATCCGAGAGGAGGCGCCCAGTCTCCAACTGGAGAAGCTGACGCCACGGATCCAGGAGACCGCACGCGTGCTCTGGTCGGTCTACGCGGGGTTCACCGTCCTCGCCGCGCTCGTCTACTACGGGCTGCATCTGGCCGGCGTGGCGCCGACAATGGACCTCTACAACGCGGTCGCCCACGCGCTCACGACGCTGCCCACCGGCGGGTTCTCGCCCCAGGCCCGGAGCGCCGAGGCGTTCGCGCCGTCGATTCAGTGGGCGATGATGCCGTTCATGCTCGTCGCGGGGACGAACTTCGCGCTGTTCTGGCACGTCCTGCAGGGGAACCCTCGCCGGCTCACCAGCAACACCGAGTTCCGGGCGTACCTGCTTGCCATCACTGGCCTCGGCGCAGTGATTTCGGCTCTGCTGTTCCTCGGTGTCGGCCTCGCCGAGGCGCCGACGGCCATCGATGTGATTCCGGGCAACCTCGAGAACTCGCTCCGGCAGGGGCTCTTCCAGGTGATCGCCATCGTGACCACCACTGGCTACGCCAGCATGGACTTCAACACGTGGGACCAGTCAACCCAGACGATCCTCCTGTTTGCGTTCTTCCTCGGCGGCTCCGCCGGCTCAGCGGCGGGGTCGATCAAGATCGTTCGCTGGGTGCTCGTCAAGCGAGCGGTCGGCCGGTCGCTGTTCATGTCCGTCCATCCGGAAGCGGTGCGGCCGGTCCGGCTGGCCGACGGGATCGTCGACGACGACATCCTCCGCGACGTGTTCGTGCTCGTGACGGTGTTTTTCTCGCTGTTCGCGCTCTCAACGGCGCTGCTCTACCTCGACTCGCTGTGGACGCCGGGGCTTTCGCTAACGGGACTGGAGGCGATGAGCGTCGCTGCCGCCACGCTGGGCAACGTCGGCCCGGGGTTCGGCCCCGTCGGCCCGATGAACAGCTTCCTGGCGTTCTCGAGCCCAGGGAAACTCTACATGGTGTTCCTGATGTGGGTCGGCCGGCTGGAGGTGCTCTCGGTGCTCGTGGTGTTCACGCCGGCGTTCTGGCGGCGATGA